In Horticoccus luteus, the following proteins share a genomic window:
- a CDS encoding virulence RhuM family protein, whose protein sequence is MLILYTTEDGKSRIQLRAKDQTVWLSQREMAQLFDVSTDNIGLHLKNIYEDGELVREATTEESSVVQIEGGREVQRPVALYNLDAILAVGYRVRSPRGVQFRRWASTILKEYLTKGFAMDDERLKNPDGRPDHFDEMLARIRDIRASEKRFYQKVRDLFTLCTDYDKTDRTTQQFFATVQNVLLYAVTRQTAAELITARANPADPHFGLLAWKGDQVRKADIVVAKNYLTEDEIDTLNRLVVIFLETAELRAKNKQETRMSFWKQNVDQIITSNGFPLLTHTGSISHEQMEAHTGELYLRFDQDRKKQEAIEADQQDEAELKALETKIKRREKK, encoded by the coding sequence ATGTTAATTTTATACACCACCGAAGACGGCAAAAGCCGCATCCAGCTCCGCGCCAAAGACCAAACCGTCTGGCTGAGCCAGCGGGAGATGGCCCAACTCTTTGACGTCAGCACCGACAATATCGGCCTGCACCTCAAGAACATCTACGAGGACGGCGAACTCGTCCGCGAGGCAACTACCGAGGAATCCTCGGTAGTTCAAATCGAGGGTGGTCGCGAGGTGCAGCGCCCGGTCGCGCTCTACAATCTCGATGCCATCCTCGCCGTCGGCTATCGCGTCCGTTCCCCGCGCGGTGTCCAGTTCCGCCGCTGGGCCTCCACCATCCTGAAGGAATACCTGACCAAGGGCTTCGCCATGGACGACGAGCGGCTCAAAAATCCCGACGGCCGCCCGGACCACTTCGACGAGATGCTCGCGCGCATCCGCGACATCCGCGCCTCGGAAAAGCGGTTTTACCAAAAAGTCCGCGATCTCTTCACCCTCTGCACCGACTACGACAAGACCGACCGCACCACCCAGCAGTTTTTCGCCACCGTCCAAAACGTCCTGCTCTACGCCGTCACCCGGCAAACTGCGGCGGAGCTCATCACCGCACGGGCGAATCCCGCCGATCCCCATTTCGGCCTGCTCGCCTGGAAGGGCGACCAAGTGCGTAAGGCGGACATCGTCGTGGCCAAGAACTACCTGACCGAGGACGAAATCGACACCCTGAACCGCCTCGTCGTCATCTTCCTGGAAACCGCCGAACTGCGGGCCAAGAACAAGCAGGAGACGCGCATGAGTTTCTGGAAACAGAACGTGGACCAGATCATCACCTCCAACGGTTTTCCGCTTCTCACCCACACGGGGTCCATCAGCCACGAGCAGATGGAAGCGCACACCGGCGAGCTTTACCTCAGGTTCGATCAAGACCGCAAAAAGCAGGAGGCCATCGAAGCCGACCAGCAAGACGAGGCCGAACTCAAAGCGCTGGAAACCAAGATTAAACGCCGGGAAAAGAAGTGA